In Aeromicrobium wangtongii, the DNA window CATGCCCAGGTGCAGCTCGTGGGAGTCGGGGAACGCGCCCCGTGCCATGAGGGTCGTGACGACCGGGATCTGCGTGAGCTCGGCGAGCATCTTGAGCTCGGCGGCCGCATTGGCCTTGATGACACCGCCGCCGACGTAGAGGACGGGGCGCTCCGCGGCGGCGATCAGCCGAGCGGCCTCACGCACCTGCTTGCCGTGCGGGCGGGTCGTCGGCCGGTAGCCCGGCAGCGCCAGCTCGTTCGGCCAGTGGAAGGACGTCTTTGCCTGCAGCGCGTCCTTGGCGATGTCGACGAGCACCGGGCCCGGGCGACCGGTGCCGGCGATGTGGAACGCCTCGGCGATGACGCGCGGGATGTCAGCAGCGTCGGTGACCAGGTAGCTGTGCTTGGTGATCGGCATCGTGATGCCGCGGATGTCAGCCTCTTGGAAACCGTCCGTGCCGATGAGGTGGGTCGCCACCTGGCCGGTGATCGCGACGATCGGGACCGAGTCCATGAACGCGTCGGCGATCGCGGTGACCAGGTTGGTCGCGCCAGGGCCGGATGTCGCCATGCAGACGCCGACCTTACCGGTGACCATCGCGTAGCCCTGCGCGGCGTGTCCTGCTCCCTGCTCGTGCCGGACCAGGATGTGTCGGATCTGCTCGGAGTCGAAGAGCGGGTCGTAGGCCGGAAGGATGGCGCCGCCCGGGATACCGAAGATGGTGTCCACGCCAGCGTGCTCCAGCGCTCGAACGAGGCTCTGGGCCCCGGTCAGCTGCTCGGAGATCTGCTCTGTCATGAGTCTTGATACCTAACTGTTCGTTTCATCGTAGGCCGGTTGCGACCTGGTTCGATCGCATAAAAAAATCCCCCGGCCCCAGACGTTCACTGGGTGCTATCGAGGGAGACGCGGAGCCGAATGAAGGCTATCGCGTCACTGACGTACTACGAGGAGGGGAGCGTGCATGCCCTCAGCATGAACCGGGCGCAGGGAAATATCAAGTCGCGAGACAAGGCGTACCAACATGTGGACATGTCCTGTCCCGACGACCCCCCGGTTGGCCCGGACCCCGCCTCATGGGATGCAATGGAAGGGACCTGCCGCACAGAGGCAGGCGCCTAACTTAGGGGAACTCACATGAAGAAGACCATGAGCGCGGCGTTCCTCGTCGCAGCACTGGCCCTCACATCCGCGTGCGGCGGAAGCGACGACAACCGTCCCACCAAGGCCGAGGTGAAGACCGCCATCACGAGCGAGGACAGCGTCTTCGGCACCGCGATCCCCGAGGAGTCCGCCGACTGTGTCGCGGGCGTCCTGGTCGACTCGGACGTCTCCGACAAGACGCTGAAGGCGATCGTCGAGAGCGATGACGACTACAAGGGCAGCAAGGACGACGAGAAGGCCCTCACCGGCCTCAGCGACGAGTTCGCCAAGTGCGTCACCACCAAGACGCCCGCTCCGGACGCCACGGAGACTCCTGCGCAGTAGTACCCCGCGCATCAAGGAACGGCCCGGTGGAGCATCGCTCCCCGGGCCGTTCGCATGTCCGGTGTCAGAGCAGCGGCAGCGCGGCGTCGTCGCTCGGCTCGCGCCCCGTGGCCTGGCGGATCCAGGTGAGCCGCTCCCCCGTCTGCGGCGGCGAGCCGGCCACCTCTGCGTAGGCCTGCGCCAGGGCACCGGCCACCGCGTCGACCGCCTCGTCGAGCAGCGGCGGCGCGGGGACGGTCGGCACCGACCGGCCGAGGTCGTCACCGTGGACGACGAGCTCCAGCAGCCGCGTCATCACGAAGTCGTCCAGCCCGATGGTGCCGCGCGGGCCCCGGACGACATCGGTGTGCAGTGCATCCAGGGTCGAGAAGCCGAGCCTCGCACAGTTGTCGATGCCGCCGAGCAGATCGCTCTCGAACGACCGCGCGAGCTGGATCGTGCCGTCGGCGATCTCCTGTGCCGAGGCGCTGTACGCCGCTATGTACGAACCCAGGGTCTCGGTGCGTGCGCCGGGCTCGGGGCCGAGCACCGTGAGGGCCAGGAACGAGCGGCCCAGGTGCGTCACGAGCTCGTGGACGTTCCACGCCTCGAGGACGCTCGGTTCGGTGCGGTGGTCCAGCAGGCCGGAGTTCTCGATCCAGGCCCGCAGGTCCGTCCACTGGCGGTGCAGCAGATCGCGCGACGTCACCACGGCGACGCCTCGTAGTCCTTGAGGAACACGCCGTGGACGTCCTCGCCTGCTTCACCTCGCACGATCGGATCGTAGACGCGCGCGGCGCCGTCCACCAGGTCCAGCGGCGCCTTGAAGCCCTCCTCGGCGAGGCGGACCTTGGTCGGGTGCGGACGCTCGTCGGTGATCCACCCGGTGTCGACGGCGGTCATGAGGATGCCGTCCTCCTCCAGCATCTCCCCCGCGCTCGTGCGGGTGAGCATGTTGAGGGCGGCCTTGGCCATGTTGGTGTGCGGGTGCCCGGGACCCTTGTAGCGCCGGCTGAACTGGCCCTCCATCGCCGAGACGTTGACGACGTAGGTGCGCCGGGCCTCCGAAGCGGCCATCGACGGCCGCAGCCGGCTGACCAGGATGAACGGCGCGGTGGTGTTGCACAGCTGGACCTCGAGCAGCTCCAGGGCATCGACCTCGTGCACGCGCTGCGTCCAGCTGTTGACGTCGACGGTGTCGGGCACGAGCCCGCCGGCGTCGATGCGCGACAGATCCGCGGAGCCGGCCATCAGCGCCATCGAGGTCAGCTCCTCGGCGGTGTGGGAGTCGCCGGCCATCACGGGGTGCGACGCGACCGAGCCCACGAGCGCCGCCGGGTGCGCGTCGCTGGTGTGGCCGAAGGTCAGCAGCTCGGGCAGCGGCCCCTCGGGCAGCGGTGCGTTCTCCGCCTCGGCCAACGGCGCGTACGCGCCGGGCGTGCGCCGCACGGTCTGGGCGGCGTTGTTGATCAGGATGTCGAGCGGCCCCTGCTCGGCGACGGAGTCGGCCAGGCCGACGACCTGGGCGGGATCGCGCAGGTCGATGCCGACGATGCGCAGACGGTGGATCCAGTCGGCGCTGTCGGGCATCGCGGTGAAGCGCCGCACGGCGTCGTGCGGGAAGCGGGTGGTGATCGTGGTGTGCGCACCGTCGCGCAGCAGCCGCAGCGCGATGTACATGCCGATCTTGGCGCGGCCGCCGGTCAGCAGCGCACGCTTGCCGGTCAGATCGGTGCGGGCGTCCCGCTTGGCGCGGTTCAACGCGGCGCACTCGGGGCAGAGCTGGTGGTAGAACGCGTCGACGACGGTGTACTTCTGCTTGCAGATGTAGCAGGGACGCGGGACGAGCAAGGTGCCCGCAGTGGCACCGGCGGCGTTCGAGACCAGCGGGATGCCTTCGGTCTCGTCGTCGATGCGCGTGGGCGACCCGGTGGCGGTGGTGGCGACCACGGCGCGGTCGGCCGCGGCGACCTCGGCCCGCTTGGCGAGCCGGCGCTGCTTCTTGACGTCCTTGTAGAACTTGCCGCAGGCCCGACGCAGCGCGACGTACGCCTCGTCGTCCTCCTCGAGGTACTGGGCCTCACCCAGGACCTTCAGAGCGGTCGCCAGCTCATCGTGGTCGAACTTTGCACGGGGATGAGAGGACATAGGTCCCATTCTCCCTGACCGCCCGGCACCGCCACAGTGCGGGTTAGCGCCGCCAGAACCGGGACTGACGCCTGCGGTGCAGCACGTGCGCATCCCCCAGCGCGGCCCGCACCTCCTCGGGCACGCCACCCATCCCCGTGATCGTGACGGTCGCCACTCCCAGCGCCTCCAGGCTCGTCGACGCGCTCAGGGCTGAGTCGAGGGCAGAGCCCACTTCGTCGGCGTCGCCGGCCTCGGCGACGTAGGCGATGCAGCCCAGCAGCGGGCTGTCGTCCACCGTGTAGCTGAAGGCATGAACCTCCTGGACGCTGCCGGTGCCCGTTGCCGCGTCGACCACCGCGTTGCGCACGGCCTCGTCGAGCTCCCAAGCGGCGACGCGCACCTGCGAGCGGGGCGGGAAGGGCGCGACGTACCGCTTGAGCTGGGCGACATAGGCCGCCGGTGCCGTCATCCCCGTCGACCGCTCGGGGTCGACGACAACGCCGACGCCGTCCGGGAGCAGCGCGAGCAGCTCCCGGACCTTGATCTGCTTGAGCTCCCACGACTCGACGTGCAGCGCCTCGGTCGCGATCTCCTCGCTGGTCCACACGGCCACCATCTGCTGGCCGGGCGTCGGCTCACTGCCGGAGAAGACACCGGTCGTGCGGTCGACGCCGATGAGGACGGTCGCGAACAGGAAGTCCCACTTGGTCGCGAACACGCTGCTCATCGCGAGCCGAGATGGCCGACGGGTAGGACGTTCATGCTGACAACCATGAGCTCGATCACCCCTGGACGATACCGCCGGGTGCCGAACCTGCTTCCACTGAGGATTGCGCTCTCGAAGTCTGTGATCAGCAGGTGCTTTCCCAGGTCGCGCACCGTAGCAGTGCGCGGCACGGTGAGGCGGACGCCTCCGTCGAAGATGATCGTGAGCTCGACCCCGTCGTCGGCCACGGTCTCGAGTTCGTACCACTCGTCGTAGGGCCGGCCGAGCCAGCCGTCCGGCATCAAGAAGTAGACGCTGTGCCAGCGCCGGAAGAACGCACGGATGACCGCAGGAGACAGCTGGCCGATCATCTCGAGAAAGTCGCGGCACGCTTCGTCCTCGCTCTTGAAGACGACCGGGTTTTGATAGCTGCCGCGCTCGAAGTAGGACGTGAGCCAGGTGCCGTCCAGCCGTCTCACCAGGACGGAGACGTTGTCGTCACCCGGCAGCCGGCCGTTCTCCTCGCCGATCCACACGCGCCGATACGGCTCGTCGGACGCCGCAATGGCCTCGCGGACGTCCGCGACGGTCAGCGTGGGTCCCACGTCCGTACCGGCAGCGCGACGCCTCGCCCGCGGGCGCCACCAGCTCACCACCGTCGCCACCACGGCTGCTTGGTTGCTCCGCCCGGGCCGTGCCCCGGCAGCGGGCCGACGACCGAGCTCCATCCGTTGGTGAGCCACGTCCGCGCGGGGCCGACGCCATGCTTGAGGGTGCTGCCCGCGGCGAGGCCACGCTCGAGTGCTGCACCATCGACCGGGACCTCGAGCTGGTGCTCCCAGTGGATGCCGCCCCCGTAGTCCTTCGGGTCCAGGACCACGGGGTCGGGCAACCCCAACAGGTCATGGGCGGCCAGGGCGAGGGCGTCATCGGGGTCGCGATGCTGCGACGCCGGCAGCACCGTCAGCACGAGCGGCTCGGTGGCGGGCGCAGGAGCCTGCGTGAGGTCGCCTGCTCCGGCGGCGCGCAACAACCAGGTCAGCGACGACGTGCGCGCGCCGATGTCGGACCTCAGAACGGTCAGTCGCAGGTGTCCGTCACCGACGGACGTCTCGGCCAGCCACCAGGTGCGCTCGCCGGGCGCCATCGCCTGCAGCCAGGTCTCCACCGTCCAGCGCGCGTCCTCGCCTCGCCGCACCACCTCGCTCGGGGGCACGCAGGCAGCCACGAACCACGGCGGCAGATCAGCCGATCGTGCCAACGCTGACACGACCTCGCGTAACCGGTCGAGCACGATCTGCGGCGACCCGTCCACCAGTACGCCGTAGGTCTGGTTGGGGCCGCGCACCGCCAGCGGACGTCCGTCCAGCACGGCGAGCTCCTCGTCGACGGCAGGTGTAGCCCACTGGCGCTGAAGATCGGGTCGATGAGCGAGGTACCCGATCCGGCGCCGAGGCGATGTGGCAGGACGGGCCCCGTCATACGGCGCCGCCTCACCCGTGCCGTGCAGCGTGGCATCCGTGATGTCGTCGACCAGGACCCAGCCGCCGGCGGGCCCCACGTACCACCACGCGAGTGACCCGAGCTCGAACTGCGCCTCGACGCGACCGCGATCCAGCGGTGCCGACATCCTCCACTCGGCGGGATTGCCGTGCCCGTCCCCGGCGGGATGGTGAGAGACGATCGACTGCCCGTCCTCGACCAGCGCGGCGGCGACGATCGCCAGGAATGACCCAGCCACCGGTGTCAGCTCTTGACGTGGAACGACTGCACGTCGACCGACAGGTCTGCCATGTGTTCCCCCGGAAGTGGTTGTCAGCTGCAACACGCTGTCGACATCCTGCCGGGTGGGTCGGTACGCGTCCAGCCGAAGCCGGACGCGCACCGCCTGTGATCAGCCGGTGATCGCGCCGTGGGCAGCCGAGCTGACCAGCTTGCGGTACTTCGCGAGGACGCCCGTCGTGTACTTCGGGGGCAGCGGCTCCCAGCCGACCTTGCGGGCCTCGAGCTCGTCGGCGTCGACCGCGACGT includes these proteins:
- a CDS encoding maleylpyruvate isomerase N-terminal domain-containing protein; the protein is MVTSRDLLHRQWTDLRAWIENSGLLDHRTEPSVLEAWNVHELVTHLGRSFLALTVLGPEPGARTETLGSYIAAYSASAQEIADGTIQLARSFESDLLGGIDNCARLGFSTLDALHTDVVRGPRGTIGLDDFVMTRLLELVVHGDDLGRSVPTVPAPPLLDEAVDAVAGALAQAYAEVAGSPPQTGERLTWIRQATGREPSDDAALPLL
- a CDS encoding SDR family oxidoreductase, which gives rise to MSSHPRAKFDHDELATALKVLGEAQYLEEDDEAYVALRRACGKFYKDVKKQRRLAKRAEVAAADRAVVATTATGSPTRIDDETEGIPLVSNAAGATAGTLLVPRPCYICKQKYTVVDAFYHQLCPECAALNRAKRDARTDLTGKRALLTGGRAKIGMYIALRLLRDGAHTTITTRFPHDAVRRFTAMPDSADWIHRLRIVGIDLRDPAQVVGLADSVAEQGPLDILINNAAQTVRRTPGAYAPLAEAENAPLPEGPLPELLTFGHTSDAHPAALVGSVASHPVMAGDSHTAEELTSMALMAGSADLSRIDAGGLVPDTVDVNSWTQRVHEVDALELLEVQLCNTTAPFILVSRLRPSMAASEARRTYVVNVSAMEGQFSRRYKGPGHPHTNMAKAALNMLTRTSAGEMLEEDGILMTAVDTGWITDERPHPTKVRLAEEGFKAPLDLVDGAARVYDPIVRGEAGEDVHGVFLKDYEASPW